The following are from one region of the Hymenobacter radiodurans genome:
- a CDS encoding glycoside hydrolase family 31 protein — MPARNAPMWALGYHQCKWSYYPESNFRAIGTGFRERQIPCDALYLDIDYMDGYRCFTWSPTHFPDPKTMVRELAADGFKTIVIIDPGIKIDPNYSVYTEGLANDYFCRRADGPLMRGSVWPGLCNFPDFTRPDVREWWAGLFKGLIQEDGVRGVWNDMNEPAVFEKGTFPDDVRFNYDGNPASHKKAHNIYGMQMARATAAGVKQFTYPNRPFTITRSTYAGGQRYSSAWTGDNIASWDHLWLANIQCQRLSISGFSFVGSDVGGFVETPDGELYARWIALAAFHPFFRTHSSGDHGDQEPWSFGEEVTDLARKFISLRYQLLPYVYTTFWQYVKQGTPMLRPLAFLDQTDTDTYLRMAEFSLGDHLLVCPITTAGADGRWMYLPKGQWYYWWTDEARTGGAEVWASANLDRIPLFVKAGAVIPLYPVMQYVGEKVVEEVTLHVYYKNGTEHSVLYDDGGEGYGYQEGHATTRRFTVIGTDATLTLRQEIEGDYTPSFATYRVVFHGLPFAPLKGTVDTKAAPLTEAATETDAMLPETVVKAGFAEIVIK, encoded by the coding sequence TTGCCCGCCCGAAATGCCCCCATGTGGGCTTTAGGCTATCATCAGTGCAAATGGAGCTATTATCCCGAGAGCAACTTCCGGGCTATTGGCACCGGTTTTCGGGAGCGGCAGATTCCGTGCGACGCGCTGTATCTGGACATCGACTACATGGACGGCTACCGGTGCTTTACCTGGAGCCCCACCCACTTTCCCGACCCCAAAACGATGGTGCGGGAGTTGGCCGCCGATGGCTTCAAAACCATCGTTATCATCGACCCCGGTATTAAGATTGACCCCAACTATTCGGTGTACACCGAAGGCTTGGCCAACGACTATTTCTGCCGGCGCGCCGATGGGCCACTGATGCGTGGCTCGGTATGGCCAGGTCTGTGCAACTTCCCCGATTTCACTCGCCCCGATGTGCGCGAGTGGTGGGCGGGCTTGTTCAAAGGCTTGATTCAGGAAGATGGCGTGCGCGGCGTGTGGAATGACATGAACGAGCCGGCCGTGTTCGAGAAAGGTACCTTCCCGGATGATGTGCGCTTCAACTACGACGGCAACCCAGCCTCGCACAAGAAGGCCCACAACATCTATGGGATGCAGATGGCGCGGGCCACGGCCGCGGGCGTGAAGCAGTTTACCTATCCCAACCGTCCTTTTACTATCACGCGCAGCACCTACGCTGGCGGGCAGCGCTATTCCTCCGCCTGGACCGGCGACAATATTGCTTCCTGGGACCACTTGTGGCTGGCAAATATTCAGTGTCAGCGCCTAAGTATCAGTGGTTTCTCGTTTGTCGGCTCCGATGTGGGCGGCTTTGTAGAAACACCCGATGGCGAGCTATATGCCCGTTGGATTGCGCTGGCGGCCTTTCATCCGTTCTTCCGCACCCACTCCAGCGGCGACCATGGCGACCAAGAGCCGTGGTCATTTGGCGAAGAAGTAACTGATCTGGCCCGCAAGTTTATCAGTCTACGCTACCAGCTGCTGCCTTACGTGTACACCACGTTCTGGCAGTATGTGAAGCAGGGAACGCCAATGCTTCGTCCACTAGCTTTCCTCGACCAGACTGACACGGATACGTATCTGCGCATGGCTGAATTCAGCCTTGGCGACCACCTGCTTGTGTGCCCTATTACCACCGCCGGCGCCGATGGCCGCTGGATGTATCTGCCTAAAGGCCAGTGGTATTACTGGTGGACCGATGAGGCTCGTACGGGTGGGGCCGAAGTGTGGGCCAGCGCCAACCTCGACCGTATTCCACTCTTTGTAAAGGCAGGCGCTGTTATTCCGCTTTACCCTGTAATGCAGTACGTGGGCGAGAAAGTGGTGGAAGAGGTGACGCTGCATGTATACTACAAAAACGGCACGGAGCACAGCGTCCTTTACGATGATGGCGGCGAAGGCTACGGCTACCAGGAAGGCCACGCCACGACGCGCCGCTTCACCGTCATCGGCACTGATGCCACGCTCACGCTCCGCCAAGAAATAGAAGGCGACTACACGCCCAGCTTTGCTACCTATCGGGTGGTATTTCACGGCTTGCCCTTCGCCCCGCTGAAAGGTACCGTCGATACGAAAGCTGCTCCTTTGACGGAAGCTGCGACTGAAACGGACGCTATGCTGCCTGAAACTGTTGTGAAGGCGGGATTTGCAGAAATTGTGATTAAGTAA
- a CDS encoding esterase/lipase family protein: MTEELPPEGFAPNPDLTNPEPKPESSSRWQRARSAMRRAASLPGTGLDFLYRTGQAYRHFTLPVLNGAIGDQLAERQDRRAIQMSFRQHGADVAAADLRLSTEPQKTVVFLHGLMGDEMIWQSGAADTPRYGPLLQKEASVRSLYVRYNSGLHISENGQLLNVLLTELFEHHAEVIGELVLVGHSMGGLVIRSAGHYGARKGQEQAPWVKHLKSVFLLGVPNDGSFLEQNSHLTSVLLRKINVAPTRFLSKAMDQRSNGIKDLRHAWLVDEDWQNPRANDIFAPRTVVPPLPGVHYHVLVGSLLKTLGSALDHYFGDGLVGGGSAIGRTFGDPALPAGTVVTTSVFAQQSHIGLLSNPEVYQYLRTNV; encoded by the coding sequence GTGACCGAAGAATTGCCCCCCGAGGGTTTTGCACCCAACCCTGACCTTACTAATCCAGAGCCCAAACCAGAGTCCTCATCAAGGTGGCAGCGGGCTAGGTCGGCTATGCGCCGGGCGGCTTCCTTGCCCGGCACGGGCCTTGATTTTCTGTACCGCACGGGCCAGGCGTACCGTCACTTTACCCTGCCAGTACTCAACGGTGCCATCGGCGACCAGCTAGCCGAACGCCAGGATCGGCGGGCCATTCAGATGAGCTTTCGCCAGCACGGTGCTGATGTTGCCGCTGCTGATTTACGCCTAAGCACTGAGCCGCAGAAAACCGTCGTGTTTCTGCACGGCCTGATGGGCGACGAGATGATCTGGCAGTCGGGCGCGGCCGATACTCCCCGCTACGGGCCGCTACTGCAAAAGGAAGCCAGTGTGCGGTCTCTGTATGTGCGCTACAATAGCGGCCTGCACATTTCGGAAAATGGCCAACTGCTCAATGTATTACTGACAGAGCTATTTGAGCATCACGCTGAAGTTATTGGCGAGTTGGTGCTGGTGGGCCATTCCATGGGAGGCTTAGTGATTCGCAGCGCGGGCCATTACGGCGCCCGTAAAGGTCAGGAGCAAGCGCCTTGGGTGAAGCATCTGAAGTCGGTGTTCCTGCTGGGCGTACCCAACGATGGGTCGTTTCTAGAGCAAAACAGCCACCTTACTTCCGTGCTGCTGCGCAAGATAAATGTGGCGCCTACGCGCTTTCTCAGCAAAGCCATGGACCAGCGCAGCAACGGCATCAAGGACCTGCGACACGCTTGGCTAGTGGATGAAGATTGGCAAAACCCGCGCGCCAACGACATTTTTGCCCCCCGCACCGTCGTTCCGCCCCTTCCCGGCGTGCACTACCATGTGCTGGTGGGCTCGCTGCTCAAAACCCTAGGCTCGGCCCTCGACCATTACTTCGGCGACGGCCTCGTAGGCGGCGGCAGCGCCATCGGCCGCACCTTCGGCGACCCGGCGCTCCCGGCTGGAACAGTAGTAACTACCAGCGTATTTGCCCAGCAAAGCCATATCGGGCTGCTAAGTAATCCGGAGGTGTATCAGTATTTGCGGACTAATGTGTAG
- a CDS encoding T9SS type A sorting domain-containing protein, with amino-acid sequence MKAPLLSLLLLGGLWWSGTAAAQSTLANGTFEAWATQSNVEAPTQWITSDEIGAAILPLAIGGVTKSTEAHAGQFAARLTFKNISIPLVGNFPIPAVLLLGTETPLINPNNLPRTQEDILRLRPGGIPFTARPTAMQFWFKYTGTSTETGQVGLVLSKEGTIVGQTSIQLMGGVPDYRLINLPITYSATTMPDTLRIFFVAGTGATPSPTASLFVDDVTLPLTVTADRSPQLEAALVVYPNPSANGEFSLASLQKPSVATAPFTISDAAGRIVQRQGAAPISAASGRLISLRGQPAGVYLLRLSTPEGTLTRKLLIQ; translated from the coding sequence ATGAAGGCTCCTTTACTTTCTCTTTTGTTACTCGGTGGTTTATGGTGGTCGGGCACGGCTGCTGCGCAAAGCACCCTGGCTAATGGCACCTTTGAGGCTTGGGCTACGCAAAGCAATGTAGAAGCGCCCACGCAGTGGATTACCTCCGACGAGATTGGAGCGGCCATCTTACCGCTAGCAATAGGCGGGGTAACGAAATCGACGGAAGCGCACGCCGGCCAGTTTGCCGCCCGCCTGACTTTCAAGAACATAAGCATTCCGTTGGTAGGTAATTTTCCGATACCGGCAGTGTTATTACTTGGCACCGAAACCCCGTTAATCAATCCAAATAACTTGCCGCGCACACAGGAGGATATCCTTCGGCTGCGGCCCGGCGGCATCCCGTTTACGGCCCGACCCACGGCTATGCAGTTCTGGTTTAAGTACACCGGCACCTCCACGGAGACGGGCCAAGTGGGCTTAGTATTGTCGAAGGAAGGAACCATAGTGGGGCAGACTTCTATTCAGCTTATGGGTGGCGTACCGGATTATCGTCTGATAAACCTGCCCATCACGTACAGCGCCACCACCATGCCCGATACGCTGCGCATTTTCTTTGTAGCCGGCACGGGTGCAACGCCTTCACCTACTGCGTCTTTGTTTGTGGACGACGTGACATTGCCCCTTACCGTCACGGCCGACCGCAGCCCGCAGCTTGAAGCAGCGCTAGTTGTTTACCCCAACCCCAGCGCCAATGGTGAATTCTCGCTGGCTTCTTTACAAAAGCCCAGTGTAGCTACGGCGCCTTTTACCATTTCGGATGCTGCTGGCCGTATAGTACAGCGGCAGGGCGCGGCGCCCATCAGCGCCGCCAGTGGCCGGCTTATTAGTCTGCGGGGCCAGCCTGCGGGCGTTTACTTACTGCGCTTAAGCACGCCGGAGGGTACGCTGACGCGCAAATTATTGATTCAGTGA
- a CDS encoding rhomboid family intramembrane serine protease: protein MDPDNSHDLYAQKTDAELFFLARQAQRFPPAVVQAAVGELQRRGLVPTEGPAAPIPPSPPLPDESTGRLLLRSLRAMLWPAGSFFVTPLLLDLNIVIYALLAFTAANPLAPSGEELVRWGSNFSPLTLHGQPWRLLTSCFLHGGVAHLLLNGLGLLFLGSLLEPLLGRWRLLGGFLVCGIGGSLASVWWNSAGVNSVGASGAIFGLYGLLLALLLTRAVPFGRTQRRTLLWFVFYFMLNGLVGSLGGNIDHAAHLGAYLPVYWSERCSAARGYLALLAAPDFLDFPQKLGSYYFVTRISFKQTTQ from the coding sequence ATGGACCCCGATAACTCCCACGATTTATACGCCCAGAAAACCGACGCTGAACTCTTCTTTTTAGCCCGGCAGGCGCAGCGCTTCCCGCCCGCGGTGGTACAGGCTGCTGTGGGTGAGTTGCAGCGGCGCGGCCTTGTGCCCACAGAAGGGCCCGCGGCACCTATCCCTCCATCTCCACCCCTTCCCGACGAAAGCACTGGTCGGCTCCTGCTGCGGAGCTTGCGGGCCATGCTGTGGCCGGCCGGTTCGTTTTTCGTCACGCCCCTGCTGCTCGACCTGAACATAGTGATTTATGCCCTGCTGGCCTTTACTGCGGCCAATCCGCTCGCGCCGAGTGGGGAGGAGCTAGTGCGGTGGGGGTCTAATTTTTCGCCGCTCACCTTGCATGGGCAGCCCTGGCGCCTGCTTACCAGTTGCTTTCTGCATGGCGGCGTGGCTCATTTGCTGCTTAATGGACTAGGGCTGCTGTTTCTGGGGTCGTTGCTGGAGCCGCTGCTGGGCCGGTGGCGCTTGCTGGGGGGCTTTTTGGTGTGCGGCATTGGGGGTAGCCTAGCCAGTGTGTGGTGGAATAGCGCGGGGGTGAACTCCGTGGGCGCGTCGGGGGCCATTTTTGGGTTGTACGGCCTTTTGCTGGCTTTGCTTCTGACGCGCGCGGTGCCCTTCGGCCGCACCCAACGCCGCACCTTGCTGTGGTTCGTTTTCTACTTTATGCTCAACGGCCTAGTGGGCAGCCTGGGGGGCAATATCGACCACGCGGCGCATCTGGGGGCTTATTTACCGGTTTATTGGTCGGAGCGCTGCTCGGCCGCACGCGGCTACCTGGCGCTACTGGCGGCGCCTGATTTTTTGGATTTCCCCCAAAAGCTCGGCAGTTACTATTTTGTTACTCGAATTAGCTTTAAACAAACAACCCAATAG
- a CDS encoding serine hydrolase has product MLISPIAVAQTGNPLRRLLHADTARFGRILRAPKQYRVQIIYTQINRDAQNKPHFRSYTYGGANLRRYFYPASTVKLPAAVLALEKLRGLRTQHPALTPESPVRIDSAFTGQTRVVRDSTNSTGRASIAHYIRKVLLVSDNDAYNRLYEFLGSGTLNAELHRRGYRHVRLMHRLSVGDQEPGSRHTNPMTFFAASSLRIPVYQQPGGFFAGAWPQLKLKGEKIGKGYMQGEKRIEQPLDFSTKNYISLASLQGVLRAILFPESLPAERRFQLDTADYQFLRRYMAMLPRESEAPRYDSLEYPDNYAKFLLAGGPAGPLPSGVRIFNKIGQAYGFLIDNAYITNEAQGVEFLLSAVIYTNADGILNDDKYEYDAIGFPFMRDLGQAVYQYELKRIRRYRPDLSQFRETQRK; this is encoded by the coding sequence ATGCTAATCAGCCCTATCGCGGTGGCCCAGACAGGCAACCCATTGCGCCGCCTGCTGCACGCCGATACCGCCCGCTTTGGGCGTATTTTGCGTGCCCCAAAGCAGTATCGCGTCCAGATTATCTACACCCAGATTAACCGCGACGCCCAGAACAAGCCTCATTTTCGCTCTTACACCTACGGGGGGGCAAATTTGCGGCGCTACTTCTATCCGGCCAGTACAGTGAAGCTGCCAGCGGCCGTGCTGGCGCTCGAAAAGCTGCGCGGCCTGCGCACCCAGCATCCAGCCCTGACGCCAGAATCACCCGTGCGCATCGATTCAGCTTTTACTGGCCAAACGCGCGTCGTGCGAGATTCTACTAATTCTACAGGTCGGGCCAGCATTGCGCACTACATTCGCAAAGTGCTGTTAGTGAGTGATAACGACGCTTACAATCGGCTGTATGAGTTTCTGGGTTCGGGGACGCTCAACGCCGAACTGCACCGTCGTGGCTACCGGCACGTGCGGCTGATGCATCGCCTTTCGGTGGGCGACCAAGAGCCGGGTTCGCGCCACACAAATCCGATGACCTTTTTCGCCGCTTCGTCGCTGCGAATACCAGTGTATCAGCAGCCGGGGGGCTTTTTTGCAGGTGCCTGGCCTCAGCTTAAGCTGAAAGGGGAGAAGATAGGCAAGGGCTATATGCAGGGCGAGAAACGGATAGAGCAGCCTCTCGATTTTAGCACCAAAAATTACATTTCTCTGGCAAGTTTGCAGGGAGTGTTGCGGGCTATACTTTTTCCCGAAAGTCTACCGGCAGAACGCCGATTTCAACTCGATACCGCTGATTATCAGTTTCTGAGGCGGTATATGGCAATGTTGCCGCGGGAAAGTGAGGCCCCGCGTTACGACTCGCTGGAATATCCTGATAACTACGCCAAGTTTTTGCTGGCGGGCGGACCGGCGGGGCCGTTGCCGTCGGGCGTGCGCATTTTCAACAAAATAGGGCAGGCCTACGGGTTTCTTATTGATAACGCCTACATCACGAATGAGGCGCAAGGCGTGGAATTTCTGCTGTCGGCCGTGATTTATACGAATGCAGACGGTATTCTCAACGACGACAAATACGAGTATGATGCAATTGGCTTCCCCTTCATGCGCGACTTGGGACAGGCAGTGTATCAGTATGAACTGAAACGTATCCGCCGCTATCGGCCCGATTTAAGTCAATTCCGGGAAACGCAACGAAAGTGA
- a CDS encoding M15 family metallopeptidase has product MHGLRIISMPDDYHRQVRENADSELVDLAEFIPSITLDIRYATAANLLGRPLYQQPKAYLRRPAAAALRAVQAELNAVGVGLKIFDAYRPYSVSVAFYDHVRDETFAAPPWRGSRHNRGCSVDVTLVSLSTGQELSMPTDFDDMTPAAHADFSGVPTLALLNRAVLRAVMSRHCFEQYPGEWWHFDHKCWENHDLMDLEFQAFG; this is encoded by the coding sequence ATGCATGGCCTACGCATTATTTCCATGCCCGACGATTACCATCGGCAGGTGCGGGAAAATGCAGATAGCGAGTTAGTTGACCTCGCGGAATTTATTCCCAGCATCACGCTGGATATTCGCTATGCCACCGCCGCCAACCTACTTGGCCGCCCGCTCTATCAGCAGCCCAAAGCATATTTGCGCCGTCCTGCTGCTGCGGCCCTACGCGCTGTGCAGGCCGAATTAAATGCCGTCGGAGTGGGCTTGAAGATATTCGATGCCTACCGCCCATATAGCGTTTCGGTAGCTTTCTACGACCATGTGCGCGATGAAACGTTTGCTGCTCCGCCATGGCGCGGCTCCCGCCACAATAGGGGTTGCTCGGTAGATGTAACGCTGGTGAGCTTAAGCACGGGCCAGGAACTCAGCATGCCCACCGATTTCGACGATATGACGCCCGCCGCCCACGCCGATTTCTCAGGAGTTCCAACGCTGGCCCTCCTCAATCGGGCAGTTTTGCGGGCCGTTATGAGCCGGCACTGCTTTGAGCAATACCCCGGTGAGTGGTGGCATTTCGATCATAAGTGCTGGGAAAACCATGACCTCATGGATCTGGAGTTTCAGGCTTTCGGCTGA
- a CDS encoding response regulator, with product MEKLSSVLLVDDDSTNNFLNELLFKQLEVTDHLFTAEDGARALDIIVNTAGPDEPALILLDVKMPGMGGIAFLEAYRQLPAAKHRATVIIMLTTTMDARDLSRLEELNIAGLVSKPLTKEKIDQILLLHFQRSLPVSPLS from the coding sequence ATGGAAAAGCTTTCGAGTGTACTGCTGGTTGACGACGATTCGACCAATAATTTCTTGAATGAGCTGCTTTTCAAGCAACTCGAAGTCACTGACCACCTGTTCACGGCGGAGGACGGAGCCCGGGCGTTGGACATCATCGTTAACACCGCTGGCCCTGATGAGCCGGCCCTGATTCTGCTCGACGTAAAAATGCCCGGTATGGGTGGTATTGCCTTCCTCGAAGCTTACCGGCAGCTGCCTGCCGCTAAGCACCGCGCCACGGTCATTATCATGCTCACTACCACCATGGACGCCCGCGACCTGAGCCGCTTGGAAGAACTAAATATCGCCGGCCTGGTGAGCAAGCCTCTCACCAAAGAGAAAATTGACCAGATTCTGCTGCTGCATTTTCAGCGAAGCTTACCGGTTTCTCCCCTTAGTTAG
- a CDS encoding PAS domain-containing sensor histidine kinase encodes MTPLTTPGLPATTLPALLDLLPNGIVYYTSVLDADGRAVDFRFAYLNATAQRTLGLPAQPTVTFLEQWPDSATNGAFAFCHDTYLTGTPAQFDQFYQASGDNFIRAYAQRLEEGLLVSFSDGGEHAPSAAALALRESQAREQQARAEADAQKATLQATLEQAPVAIAILDGPEHVVTFANEGMGWLWGRPITQIIGRPHFEALPDLTGQGFEAIFADVYHTGNPYHLHEQWVQIDRVGTGELIPGYFNIVYQPLRDIQQTITGIIASATEVTAQVEARQGVEQLNHDLEVRVQERTRRLEEQQGLLSQILGQVPAAVATLTGPDHRFAFFNNQYSTLTGNRPVLYKTAAEVLPEVVEQGFLSLLDRVYSSGEPFIGKEIAILLDQPTGPPLQHYVDFIYQPLKDSQGQTQGILAFILDTTEAVRTRRQAEALQAKALIAVQRRAQERQELLSLFERAPVAVALLREPNHRIEYFNDSFAQLYPADNLRGRTVLEVYPNMATSDVIGRLDRVYQTGEMYQGLEQPLRTATPGGPPRYITFTYQAYRENDRIAGVAVFIHEVTEQVRARQAREAQQQLVESVFEQSPTAIFVVEGPNYVFNIVNPLMEQILGRRREQLVGQPYFEVLPELVSQGVPELLNQVWQIGKTLVVKEMPAQLPYHQPDSPGYFSFVFEPLRDAQDQVVRIACVAIDVTDQVVARQQVHALNKELAATNKELNDTNTRLSRTNADLDTFVYTASHDLKAPISNIEGLLLALRQQLPPEAQQAPLVPRLLDMMEGSVTRFQQTIGHLTDISQLQRAEVAEMVDLTNLIEGVRLDLAPILEAAPATLSVTVNGCEAVRVAPKTLRSVVYNLLSNAVKYCAPDRPAQVLLQAHCLPDHLVITVQDNGLGLTAAQQGELFGMFRRLHTHVEGSGVGLFMVKRLVDNAGGTITVESQPGVGSTFTVSLPA; translated from the coding sequence ATGACTCCTCTGACAACTCCTGGACTGCCCGCCACCACGCTTCCCGCCCTGCTGGACCTGTTGCCCAACGGCATTGTGTACTACACTTCGGTACTCGATGCGGACGGTCGGGCAGTTGATTTTCGCTTTGCTTACCTCAACGCCACCGCCCAGCGCACGCTGGGTTTGCCCGCGCAGCCTACGGTTACATTCCTAGAGCAATGGCCGGATAGTGCGACAAACGGCGCCTTTGCCTTTTGTCACGACACGTATCTGACCGGCACGCCAGCTCAGTTCGACCAATTTTACCAGGCTAGCGGCGACAACTTTATTCGGGCCTACGCCCAGCGTCTGGAAGAGGGACTATTGGTGAGCTTCTCCGACGGGGGTGAACATGCGCCCTCAGCGGCGGCTCTGGCCTTGCGCGAAAGCCAAGCCCGCGAACAGCAGGCTCGTGCCGAAGCAGATGCGCAGAAGGCCACCTTACAAGCCACGCTGGAGCAGGCGCCCGTTGCCATTGCTATCCTGGACGGACCGGAGCACGTTGTCACGTTTGCCAACGAGGGCATGGGCTGGCTATGGGGCCGGCCCATAACCCAGATTATCGGTCGGCCGCATTTCGAGGCTTTACCTGACCTTACTGGCCAGGGCTTCGAGGCCATTTTTGCCGACGTGTACCACACGGGCAACCCGTATCACCTGCACGAGCAGTGGGTACAAATAGACCGCGTGGGCACTGGCGAGTTGATTCCGGGGTATTTCAACATTGTATATCAGCCCCTGCGCGATATCCAACAAACCATTACTGGTATCATTGCCTCGGCCACCGAAGTCACAGCCCAGGTAGAAGCCCGGCAGGGCGTAGAGCAGCTCAACCATGACTTAGAGGTTCGGGTGCAGGAGCGCACCCGTCGGTTGGAGGAGCAGCAAGGCTTGTTGAGCCAGATTCTGGGACAGGTGCCGGCCGCCGTGGCCACGCTCACCGGGCCCGACCACCGATTCGCGTTTTTCAACAACCAGTATTCTACTCTCACGGGCAATCGGCCCGTTCTGTATAAAACTGCGGCCGAAGTGCTGCCCGAAGTAGTGGAGCAGGGCTTCCTATCGTTGCTTGACCGCGTGTATTCGAGCGGCGAGCCATTTATAGGAAAAGAAATTGCCATTTTGCTGGACCAGCCCACTGGCCCGCCCCTTCAGCACTACGTCGACTTCATTTATCAGCCCCTCAAAGACAGTCAGGGCCAAACTCAGGGTATTTTGGCCTTCATTCTGGATACCACTGAGGCCGTGCGTACGCGCCGCCAAGCCGAGGCGCTACAGGCTAAGGCACTGATAGCAGTGCAGCGCCGCGCCCAAGAGCGCCAGGAGCTACTGAGTTTGTTTGAGCGGGCACCGGTGGCCGTGGCTCTGCTGCGCGAACCCAACCACCGCATCGAATACTTCAACGATTCTTTCGCGCAGCTATACCCGGCTGACAACCTGCGCGGACGCACGGTACTCGAAGTCTATCCCAACATGGCAACGTCGGATGTTATCGGCCGCCTCGACCGAGTGTACCAGACGGGCGAAATGTATCAGGGGCTGGAGCAACCGTTGCGTACGGCCACGCCCGGCGGACCACCTCGTTACATTACTTTTACTTATCAGGCTTACCGCGAGAATGACCGCATTGCTGGTGTAGCCGTGTTTATCCATGAGGTAACCGAGCAGGTGCGGGCCCGTCAAGCACGCGAAGCTCAGCAGCAGTTGGTTGAATCGGTATTTGAGCAGTCGCCGACGGCCATATTTGTAGTGGAAGGACCCAACTATGTGTTCAACATTGTAAATCCGCTCATGGAGCAGATTTTGGGTCGCAGGCGGGAGCAACTGGTAGGGCAGCCCTACTTTGAGGTGTTGCCGGAGCTCGTCAGTCAGGGAGTACCTGAACTACTAAATCAGGTGTGGCAGATCGGTAAAACCCTTGTTGTGAAGGAAATGCCGGCTCAATTGCCGTACCACCAGCCAGATAGCCCGGGGTATTTTAGCTTCGTATTTGAGCCCTTGCGAGATGCGCAGGACCAGGTTGTACGCATTGCATGCGTGGCTATCGACGTAACCGATCAGGTAGTGGCCCGCCAGCAGGTACATGCCCTCAACAAGGAGTTGGCGGCCACCAATAAGGAGTTGAACGATACCAACACCCGCCTCAGCCGTACCAACGCCGACCTCGACACCTTCGTTTATACCGCCTCACACGATCTGAAGGCTCCGATTTCCAACATTGAAGGCCTGCTACTGGCTTTGCGCCAGCAATTGCCCCCCGAAGCCCAGCAAGCCCCCCTGGTGCCACGCCTCCTCGATATGATGGAGGGCTCGGTAACACGCTTCCAGCAAACCATTGGTCACCTCACTGATATATCCCAGTTGCAACGGGCCGAAGTCGCTGAAATGGTGGACCTGACCAATCTTATCGAAGGTGTGCGCCTCGACCTAGCCCCTATACTAGAAGCGGCGCCCGCTACCTTGAGCGTGACTGTAAACGGCTGCGAGGCCGTGCGCGTAGCCCCTAAAACCCTGCGCTCAGTGGTGTATAACCTGCTCAGCAATGCCGTGAAGTACTGCGCCCCCGACCGACCAGCTCAGGTACTGCTGCAGGCACACTGCTTGCCTGACCACTTGGTAATCACTGTACAAGACAATGGCTTGGGGCTTACCGCAGCTCAGCAGGGCGAGCTATTTGGTATGTTCCGCCGCTTGCATACTCATGTCGAGGGCTCGGGCGTGGGCTTGTTCATGGTTAAGCGCCTCGTGGACAATGCTGGCGGCACTATCACTGTGGAGAGCCAGCCCGGTGTCGGCTCTACTTTCACCGTTTCCCTGCCCGCGTAA